GTTGTTCGCGCACCAACTCAATGTGGTGGCCGCGCCCGCGCTTCCACTTGCCTCGATCGGCTATGTGGTGGCGATCACGTTGCTCCTCGCCAATCTGCTCTCTGCTCTCCCCGCCCGCGCCGCCCGGAATTTGTCGGCGGCGCTCGTCCTTTCGACCGAGTAGGCCCGCCGGAGCGCGTTTGCACTGGTCAGCGGCCTGCAGCGTAGGTAACAATCTCGGGGGAGCGCCTCGTTACCCCCTTTACCCACCCACGCCTCGGCTCGAAAGGCTGACGCCCGGGATCCCCGGACGGAACGGCCGGTACTGTCGCGGACGGATCAGACTCAGGAGGCGGCATTGCTATGGTGCAACCCGCCGTATTCACTTGTTCTGCAACGTGCCGACTGAGAAGGACGAGATGGCCAAGAAGCCAGCCGCTACAAAGGGTACGAGCCGCCGGAGTGCCATGAGCAGTGAGCACAAGGCCGCCCTTGCCGAGGGCCGGGAGCAGGGCCGGGCAGTGCGTCGCTACCTGGAAGCGCTCGAGCAACACCGCCCAAAGCGGGGTCGCAAGCGGACGAGCGACTCCGTGGAGCGCCGCCTTGGTGCCGTCGAGGAGGCTCTGGTCGAGGCCGGCGCCCTGGAGCGCCTGCACCTCATGCAAGAGCGGCTGGATCTCCAGGCGGAGCTGACTGCCATGGACGGTGAGGGCGTGGACATCGCCGGGCTAGAGGAGGCCTTCGTGAGATCGGCGAGTGCCTATGGCGCCAGGCGCGGTATCTCCTACGCCGCCTGGCGAGCTGCGGGTGTGCCGGCAGCAGTGCTCCGCCAGGCTGGCGTCGCCCGCAGTCAGTAGTCGGGCTCGAAGGTCCCAGTGCAGCCGGCACGTCGGCGAGCAGTAGATGACCGGCACCGCTGCGCTCGCCGCTGGTGGACCGCGGACGATGGAGGGACCCGCGCACACGCAGAGTTCCCTCACCCCGAGGCGTCACGGCGACCGTACAGCCGTCATTCCGGGCGCTCGAGTTGTGCCGAAGTCGAGCGGTCCACGCTGGTGTAGTGGAAGCTGGAGCAGTCGCGGACGCTCCAGCCCGGGAGGTGGTCCGTGGTCGGAGCGGACGGTCTTGCCCGATCATCCCAAGCAGTAGGTGTGGATCAACGTCACGAGCGCGCACAGCGGCTCGAGCTTCGCCTCCCGGTCAAGAGGACGCCGGATCGTTGGGAGCGGCTGCGCCTGATGCGTGGTCGCGGGCAGACCGCCGAGCATCGACGCTGGCGGGGCACTCTTGTCGCGGCATCGTGCTCCGGCTCGTCATGTTGAGAGCATGCTCCCGGCGTTTGCGACGCCAGCAGGGCAGAACGGGCAGAATTAGGACAATCCGTGGAGGGGAGGCATCTTGGATAACGCCGTGGACGTAGGTCTGGGGGAAGCCATTTCGAAAGTCCGGCTGGAGCTGGAGCAAGCCATCCGCGATGGAGAGGGAGCTCTTGTCGCGTTTCGCGCGGGACCCGTCGAGATGGAGTTTCAGGTGGCCTTCTCGCGAGCTGGCTCCGGCGACGGTGGCGTTCGTCTCGGCGTCGTGTCCATCGGAGCGAAGGCAGAGCTGTCGCGGTCCGCCACCCACCGATTGAAGGTAACGCTGACACCTGTGAGTCGCTCTGGCGAAGACCA
The genomic region above belongs to Acidimicrobiales bacterium and contains:
- a CDS encoding trypco2 family protein, producing the protein MDVGLGEAISKVRLELEQAIRDGEGALVAFRAGPVEMEFQVAFSRAGSGDGGVRLGVVSIGAKAELSRSATHRLKVTLTPVSRSGEDQLIGDVGDR